From Bacillus sp. FSL K6-3431, the proteins below share one genomic window:
- a CDS encoding RluA family pseudouridine synthase, producing MGKYSLTWTIDDRSMTKDIKSYLAEAGISRRALTDIKFAGGTIKVNGLEKNVRYKLQMLDKLEVVFPPEEPSVHLQGERIDLSIIYEDRDIMIVNKQAAMNSIPSQQHPMGSLANAIIYYYQQKDIAAAVHIVTRLDRNTSGLVLIAKHRHAHHLFSLMQREHAIIRTYESFVTGQLKKKSGIIDAPIGRKLDSIIEREVRADGKRAVTSYRLVHQYNDFAHLKLQLETGRTHQIRVHMNYIGYPMLGDNLYGGDSEIISRQALHCSKLQFIHPLTKKEMILTADLPLDMQKLIVK from the coding sequence ATGGGGAAATATTCACTTACATGGACGATAGATGATCGTAGTATGACAAAGGATATTAAATCATATTTGGCCGAAGCGGGCATTTCCCGAAGAGCGTTAACTGATATTAAATTTGCTGGAGGAACAATCAAAGTGAACGGGCTGGAGAAAAATGTTCGTTATAAGCTTCAGATGCTGGACAAGCTGGAAGTAGTTTTCCCCCCAGAAGAACCAAGTGTTCATCTTCAGGGGGAACGGATCGATCTGTCTATTATTTATGAAGACCGCGATATCATGATAGTCAATAAGCAAGCTGCTATGAACTCTATTCCATCGCAACAACATCCGATGGGAAGCTTGGCTAATGCAATCATTTATTATTATCAACAAAAGGATATTGCAGCTGCTGTTCATATAGTTACTAGACTGGATCGCAACACATCAGGATTAGTGTTAATAGCCAAACATCGCCATGCACATCATTTATTTAGTCTAATGCAACGAGAGCATGCCATTATCAGAACATATGAATCATTTGTTACAGGGCAGCTGAAAAAGAAATCTGGGATAATCGATGCTCCGATTGGTAGGAAGCTAGATAGCATTATTGAACGTGAAGTAAGGGCCGATGGGAAGAGGGCAGTTACTTCCTATCGACTTGTCCATCAATACAATGACTTTGCACATCTCAAATTACAGTTGGAAACTGGACGCACACATCAAATTAGGGTACATATGAATTATATTGGATATCCAATGCTTGGAGATAACCTATATGGTGGAGATAGTGAAATAATCTCCAGACAAGCGCTTCATTGTAGTAAGTTACAATTTATTCATCCATTGACAAAGAAAGAAATGATTCTTACCGCAGATCTACCATTAGATATGCAAAAACTAATTGTTAAATAA
- a CDS encoding NAD kinase, translating into MKFAITSKGDSTSNALKQKMRTYLQDFELEYDEEQPDIVISVGGDGTLLYAFHRYSSRLDKTAFVGVHTGHLGFYADWLPNEIEKLIIAIAKTPYQVIEYPLLDVVIRYRHGGKETRYLGLNESTVKSLVGTLVMDVEIRDEHFERFRGDGLCVSTPSGSTAYNKALGGAIIHPALHAIQLAEMASINNRVFRTVGSPLILPDHHTLVLKPVKTYDFHVTIDHLTVMHSDVKSIQFRVAKEKVRFARFRPFPFWKRVSDSFISDGK; encoded by the coding sequence TTGAAATTTGCAATTACATCAAAAGGTGATTCAACTTCCAATGCTCTCAAGCAAAAGATGAGAACATATTTGCAAGACTTTGAACTAGAATATGATGAAGAGCAACCCGATATTGTGATTTCAGTTGGTGGGGATGGGACATTGTTATATGCTTTTCATCGATATAGCTCAAGATTGGATAAAACTGCTTTCGTTGGCGTACATACAGGTCATCTCGGATTTTATGCAGATTGGCTACCAAATGAAATTGAAAAACTAATTATTGCCATAGCGAAAACACCATATCAAGTCATCGAATATCCGCTCTTGGATGTTGTTATTCGTTATCGACATGGTGGTAAAGAAACAAGATATCTTGGTTTAAATGAGTCGACGGTGAAGAGTCTAGTCGGTACACTCGTTATGGATGTGGAAATTCGCGACGAACATTTTGAACGATTTCGAGGTGACGGCTTATGTGTTTCGACACCTTCAGGGAGTACTGCTTATAATAAAGCTTTAGGCGGTGCAATTATTCATCCAGCTCTCCACGCTATACAGCTTGCTGAAATGGCATCTATTAATAATCGAGTGTTTAGAACAGTAGGTTCACCATTAATATTACCTGATCATCACACTTTAGTATTAAAACCAGTAAAAACGTACGATTTTCATGTAACAATCGATCATTTAACAGTCATGCATTCTGATGTGAAATCGATCCAATTTCGAGTGGCGAAAGAGAAAGTAAGATTTGCGAGATTTAGACCTTTTCCATTTTGGAAACGGGTAAGTGACTCGTTCATCTCTGATGGCAAATAA
- a CDS encoding GTP pyrophosphokinase: protein MNNWDQFLSPYKQAIEELKIKLKGMRGQFEKEHIHSPIEFVTGRVKPIASILEKAHVKKIPLENIAAEIQDIAGLRMMCQFVDDIDAVVQLLRKRNDFRIVEERNYIFHRKPSGYRSYHVVIEYPVQTIHGEKKVLAEIQIRTLAMNFWATVEHSLNYKYQGQFPEEIKARLLGAAEAAFQLDEEMSQIREEIQEAQAYFSKNKKSDNKRDRKDNQD, encoded by the coding sequence ATGAATAACTGGGACCAATTTTTATCTCCATATAAACAAGCAATTGAAGAACTGAAAATTAAGTTAAAAGGCATGAGAGGCCAATTTGAAAAAGAACATATCCATTCACCGATTGAGTTTGTTACAGGTCGTGTAAAACCAATAGCAAGCATATTGGAGAAAGCACACGTGAAAAAAATTCCATTAGAAAATATTGCAGCAGAGATCCAGGATATCGCAGGTTTAAGGATGATGTGTCAGTTTGTCGATGATATTGATGCAGTCGTTCAATTGCTTCGTAAAAGAAATGACTTTCGAATTGTTGAAGAAAGAAATTATATATTTCACAGAAAGCCGAGTGGCTATCGCTCATACCATGTCGTCATTGAATATCCGGTGCAAACAATACATGGCGAGAAAAAAGTTCTAGCGGAAATACAAATACGCACATTGGCGATGAACTTTTGGGCAACGGTAGAGCATTCTCTCAATTATAAATATCAAGGTCAATTTCCGGAAGAAATTAAGGCAAGACTACTTGGGGCAGCTGAAGCCGCATTTCAACTAGATGAGGAAATGTCACAGATTAGAGAAGAAATCCAGGAAGCTCAAGCATATTTTTCTAAAAATAAGAAATCAGATAATAAAAGAGATAGAAAAGATAATCAAGATTAA
- a CDS encoding CYTH domain-containing protein, which produces MTKHIEIEFKNIVSQTNFYKIMETFQIKKEHFFTQTNHYFDTFDFSIQNASAALRVRELPVGFEFTLKKPANIGLLEVNQNISKEDVLLLKTNAQIPDGEVKDELIRMNITMDNIHYFGSLTTNRAEINYKDGLLVFDHSFYLNKEDFELEYEVTDWAKGKVTFEQLMRELNIPFRSADNKIARFYSAKKQEGDEKL; this is translated from the coding sequence ATGACAAAACATATAGAAATCGAGTTTAAAAATATTGTTTCACAAACAAACTTTTACAAAATAATGGAAACCTTTCAAATAAAAAAAGAGCATTTTTTCACACAAACGAATCATTATTTCGATACGTTTGATTTTTCAATACAAAATGCTTCTGCAGCGCTGCGTGTAAGGGAGCTTCCCGTCGGATTTGAGTTCACTTTAAAAAAGCCAGCAAATATCGGTCTTTTAGAGGTCAATCAGAACATATCGAAAGAGGATGTCCTTTTATTAAAAACGAATGCGCAAATACCTGATGGGGAAGTAAAAGATGAATTAATTAGGATGAATATAACAATGGACAATATCCATTATTTTGGTTCACTTACAACTAATCGTGCTGAAATAAATTATAAAGACGGATTATTGGTTTTTGACCATAGTTTCTATCTAAATAAAGAAGACTTTGAATTGGAGTACGAAGTCACTGATTGGGCAAAAGGAAAAGTAACTTTCGAACAATTGATGAGAGAATTAAACATTCCTTTTAGATCTGCCGATAATAAAATTGCAAGGTTTTATTCCGCAAAAAAACAGGAAGGTGATGAGAAGCTTTAA